CGACTCGCCGCATAGCCAGAAGCCGCCACAAACCGAGTGCCCCATGTCTCGATTTTGAGACATGGGTTTGCAGGATGCCTCAGGGAAGCATCAGCATTCTCGCTCTCTCCCATATCTGCGCATGAAGCCGCGCAGATGCGGGGGGCACCGACCTCCTCAGTAAGCCCATAGCCAGAAGCCGCCACAAACCGGGTGCCCCATGTCTCGATTTTGAGACATGGGTTTGCAGGATCCCTCAGGGAAGCATCAGCATTCTCGCTCTCTCCCACATCTGCGCATGAAGCCGCGCAGACCTGGGGCACTCGATCTCCTCAGTGAGCCCAGTGCAAAAAAGAGGAGCGGCCAAAGCCGCTCCTCTTTTGCATCTTTTGCGGACGCTACGCCGTAACCAGCGTACCGAGTTCTTCCTTCTGCACCACGCGTAGCATGTTGCCGCGCTCGCGCATCGAGAAGATGATCATCGGCAGGTTGTTGTCCTTGCAGAGGCTTACCGCGGTCGTGTCCATCACCTTCAGGCCGAGGCGCAGAATCTCCATGTAGGAGATCGTTTCGTAGCGCGTCGCCGCAGGGTCCTTCTTCGGGTCGGCCGAGTAGATGCCGTCCACCGAAGTCGCCTTCAGCAAAACTTCCGCGCCGATTTCCATTGCACGCAGGCTCGCTGCCGTGTCCGTCGAGAAGTACGGATTGCCCGTACCCGCAGCGAAGATCACCACGCGGCCCTTCTCAAGGTGACGAATCGCACGGCGGCGAATATAGGGCTCAGCCACCTCATGCATTTCGATCGCGCTCATCACGCGCGTGGGCAGGCCGTCCTTTTCAATGGCGTCCTGCAGTGCGATCGCGTTGATCACAGTCGAGAGCATACCCATATGATCGGCCGCAACGCGGTCCATGCCGATAGCCTGCTCGGCCACGCCACGGAAGAAGTTGCCTCCGCCCACGACGACAGCCACCTGGCAACCGGCGCGCGCAATGTCCGCGATCTCCTTTGCCACCTGGTGAATGAACACAGCATCCACGCCAAAACCACGGCCCGCGGCCAATGCTTCACCGGAAATCTTCAGAAGAACGCGCTTGTACATACAGCTGTAGTATCGCACGCGAGATGTGAGGCGTTGTGAGTTCTGAGTTGTACGTTGTAAGAGCGGTGGGAGCATCGCCATGGAACCAGCGCCAACGCAACCTCAACACCACATACAACTTAGAACGTACAACTTACAACGCTCTACCGCTTTGCGTTCAGCTTCGCGACCACCGGCTCCGGCAGCGGCTCGCTCGACGCCTTCAACAGCAACGCGATGTCCCACATCGCCGAGTCCGACAACACGCCGGAGTACGCCGGCATGCCCGCCTTCGGCTTACCATCGCGCATCGCCACGAAGATCGCTCCCGCCGACCGCTTGCTGAGATTGCTGTCATGAAAAAGCTGCTTCGCAGGTGTTGCCATCGCAAGCCCCGCCTGCCCATCGTGCCCCGGCGCGCCGTGACATCCTGCACAACGCTTGGCGTACGTCGCAGCGCCTGCTTCAAACGCATCTTCGCTCGCCGCGAACGGCGGCTCCGGTACGGTCTTCGGCGACTCATCCTGCGCGGTCTGCACAGGGCCGGTGGACTCAAACTCCGGCGCAGGCTTCGCGTGAGGCTTCACCGCAGAAGTGGCGACAGGCGTCGTTACCGGAGGCTCGCTCGCGCTACCAAACGGCTCGGTCAACGCCGTCTTCTGGTGGTTGAACCACCACCACGCTCCGCCAGCGATCACCGCCGCCAACAGAAACCCCAGCACAAACGTGCCAAAGCCCGAACCCGATGATTTCTTGCGAGTCGCCATACGCTTTCAGTCTAGGCCGTCAGGCTGAGGGTAAGCGTTAGCAGCGGAGGTTCGCCGATTTCATGGAACCAACCGCAGCCGCCGCGCGTAGCATGGTGTGCGAACGGCGAATGTCTTCGCACAGGAGCTCTACACCCGATGCAATCGCGAATTGTCGGCACCACGATGCCCGTCCTCGAAGTCCTTCTCCAGCCCGGCGAGAC
Above is a genomic segment from Granulicella cerasi containing:
- the pyrH gene encoding UMP kinase, which encodes MYKRVLLKISGEALAAGRGFGVDAVFIHQVAKEIADIARAGCQVAVVVGGGNFFRGVAEQAIGMDRVAADHMGMLSTVINAIALQDAIEKDGLPTRVMSAIEMHEVAEPYIRRRAIRHLEKGRVVIFAAGTGNPYFSTDTAASLRAMEIGAEVLLKATSVDGIYSADPKKDPAATRYETISYMEILRLGLKVMDTTAVSLCKDNNLPMIIFSMRERGNMLRVVQKEELGTLVTA
- a CDS encoding c-type cytochrome, which produces MATRKKSSGSGFGTFVLGFLLAAVIAGGAWWWFNHQKTALTEPFGSASEPPVTTPVATSAVKPHAKPAPEFESTGPVQTAQDESPKTVPEPPFAASEDAFEAGAATYAKRCAGCHGAPGHDGQAGLAMATPAKQLFHDSNLSKRSAGAIFVAMRDGKPKAGMPAYSGVLSDSAMWDIALLLKASSEPLPEPVVAKLNAKR